In Candidatus Tanganyikabacteria bacterium, the following are encoded in one genomic region:
- a CDS encoding histidine phosphatase family protein, with amino-acid sequence MLTTLYLARHGQPEGGAILRGRRDDGLSGLGVLQAIRLGRRLTALTDGGKTLPAAYVSPLRRARLTAIIALLGTGLRAAVHAGLMEVDWGDLTGVSLEEAERRKEPTLVAWRRGEDFAPPGGESRRALESRVLAAMHDILATKPGSALLVTHGGPIQVMLIARL; translated from the coding sequence ATGCTCACGACGCTCTACCTGGCCCGCCACGGGCAACCCGAAGGCGGGGCCATCCTGCGCGGCAGGCGCGACGACGGGCTCAGCGGCCTGGGCGTCTTGCAGGCCATCCGCCTGGGGCGGCGCCTGACCGCCCTGACCGACGGCGGCAAGACGCTGCCCGCCGCGTACGTGAGTCCTCTCCGGCGTGCCCGCCTCACCGCGATCATCGCCCTGCTCGGGACCGGCCTCCGCGCCGCGGTGCACGCGGGCCTGATGGAGGTCGACTGGGGCGACCTTACCGGCGTATCCCTGGAAGAGGCGGAGCGGCGCAAGGAGCCGACCCTCGTGGCCTGGCGCCGCGGCGAGGACTTCGCCCCGCCCGGCGGAGAGAGCCGGCGCGCCCTCGAGAGTCGAGTGCTGGCGGCGATGCACGACATCCTCGCCACGAAGCCGGGTAGCGCCCTCCTGGTGACCCATGGCGGCCCGATCCAGGTCATGCTGATAGCGCGGCTCTGA